From Rutidosis leptorrhynchoides isolate AG116_Rl617_1_P2 chromosome 3, CSIRO_AGI_Rlap_v1, whole genome shotgun sequence, a single genomic window includes:
- the LOC139902122 gene encoding uncharacterized protein: MSQEQGYVEAKLTMKNMLNIIPQLKASMTENQQKNFRGTCFGPWLDLSYTGNDPGFVHAMLQRKSERPIGIDEKYPADDEEIWFSFRPNFKIRFSRREFCLITGFKFSRRTDMAHYIPRSYDVETPPIRRRCFPNRKDNSNITITDIQKLLYDGADFVVSDDDVVRLAIILIVERAFMGKQGIHVVSKKYLWLVEDFAKLNDYPWGNRIWDATYPVVKDGFQARESQLEVGKGYTLVGFMWSFKIWILEAYRRTIKSFAHKTDKNGVPRALFWKRSSAETFSVTDYLHLLNVMDDCPKNKRPFHTLHPTDVESGCQWWLKSCQYFDGTEVDEEVEEPVEDEPVNEEHGGGEQSQSQSQSQSQSQTQSNLSTDAKELYMSLVKRMDRQEKELQECRTQINDHERRISEQEKRISEQEQNQDEELLGRSFSDNENDKSAQRIRRGMRDRRPTRVLSSPFTTPGYRKPIEKFCH; the protein is encoded by the exons ATGTCACAAGAACAG GGATATGTTGAGGCGAAGTTGACGATGAAGAATATGCTGAATATTATACCTCAACTAAAGGCATCAATGACTGAGAATCAACAAAAAAATTTTAGGGGAACTTGTTTTGGTCCTTGGCTAGATCTTTCTTACACCGGCAATGATCCGGGCTttgtacatgcaatgctccaaAGAAAGAGTGAGCGACCGATAGGAATAGATGAAAAGTACCCTGCTGATGATGAGGAAATATGGTTTAGTTTCCGTCCGAATTTCAAAATTAGATTTAGTAGGCGGGAATTTTGTCTCATCACGGGGTTTAAGTTTAGTCGTCgcacggacatggcacattacattcCCAGAAGTTATGATGTAGAAACACCACCGATTAGACGACGTTGTTTCCCAAATCGTAAAGATAATTCAAACATTACAATTACCGATATCCAAAAGCTTTTATATGATGGTGCTGATTTTGTGGTTAGTGATGATGATGTCGTGCGACTAGCCATTATTTTGATTGTGGAGAGAGCGTTTATGGGTAAGCAAGGGATTCATGTGGTGAGCAAAAAATACCTATGGCTAGTCGAAGACTTTGCTAAATTGAATGACTACCCGTGGGGTAATCGTATTTGGGATGCCACTTACCCCGTAGTTAAAGATGGATTTCAAGCTCGGGAAAGTCAGTTAGAGGTGGGAAAGGGTTATACTTTGGTCGGTTTTATGTGGTCATTTAAG atttggattctcgaggcaTATCGACGAACAATTAAAAGTTTTGCCCACAAGACAGACAAAAATGGAGTACCGAGGGCCTTATTTTGGAAACGTTCATCGGCTGAGACTTTTTCAGTCACTGATTACCTGCATCTACTAAACGTTatg GATGATTGTCCGAAGAATAAACGACCTTTTCATACTCTGCATCCCACTGATGTTGAGAGTGGATGTCAATGGTGGTTAAAAAGTTGCCAATACTTTGATGGGACGGAAGTGGATGAGGaagttgaagaacctgttgaagatGAACCTGTCAATGAGGAACATGGTGGTGGAGAACagtctcaatctcaatctcaatctcagtCTCAATCTCAGACTCAATCAAACTTATCTACTGATGCAAAGGAATTATACATGTCTTTGGTGAAACGGATGGATAGGCAAGAGAAGGAGCTACAAGAGTGTAGAACGCAAATAAATGATCACGAGAGACGTATATCTGAACAAGAGAAACGAATATCAGAACAAGAGCAAAATCAAGATGAGGAGTTACTTGGTCGATCCTTCTCTGACAATGAAAACGACAAATCAGCTCAACGGATTAGACGTGGAATGAGAGATCGACGACCAACGCGTGTACTAAGCTCCCCTTTCACAACACCGGGATACAGAAAACCAATCGAGAAG TTTTGTCATTAA
- the LOC139898690 gene encoding protein DETOXIFICATION 42-like isoform X1 → MVADAIVYLKRKIKKMPLWVLFQDTRSAFSKDELNLEIAQIAVPAALALMADPIASLIDTAFIGHLGPVELAAVGVAIAIFNQASKIAIFPLVSVTTSFVAEEDSAATSLSSSSTLNNVELEEASSSNNEDIALLRKPLNMNKMLTNLDQVQDGRRHIASASSALLIGAVLGLIQAFLLIVSAKPLLNYMGIKADSPMLSPAYKYLTLRSLGAPAVLLSLAMQGVFRGFKDTQTPLYAIVVGDLANIVLDPILIFVFKMRVTGAAIAHVFSQYLIAVILLWKLIEQVDLLPPNIKDLQLGRFLKNGFLLLMRVISVTFCVTLAASLSARLGATQMAAFQICLQVWLAASLLTDGLAVAGQAILAGAFARQDYDRAKETAGRVLQLGLALGIVLSFIVGIGLRFSSGIFTKDISVLQVLSLGIPFVAVTQPINSLAFVFDGINYGASDFRYSAFSMVLVALVSVVCLFLLSSYYGFVGIWVALSIFMSLRALAGVWRVGTASGPWSFLNRY, encoded by the exons ATGGTAGCAGATGCAATTGTGTatctaaaaaggaaaataaaaaaaatgcCCTTGTGGGTCTTGTTCCAGGATACCAG GAGTGCTTTTAGCAAAGATGAGTTGAATTTGGAAATTGCACAGATTGCAGTCCCTGCGGCGCTAGCTTTGATGGCAGACCCGATTGCGTCGTTGATTGACACAGCCTTCATTGGCCATTTAG GGCCAGTGGAACTTGCTGCTGTTGGAGTTGCTATAGCTATTTTCAATCAAGCTTCAAAGATTGCTATATTCCCACTTGTGAGTGTCACAACTTCATTTGTAGCTGAGGAAGATAGTGCTGCTACAAGTTTAAGCTCAAGTTCAACGCTTAATAATGTGGAGTTAGAAGAGGCTTCGTCATCAAATAACGAGGATATTGCTTTGCTACGAAAACCTC TGAATATGAACAAGATGTTGACAAATTTGGACCAAGTACAGGACGGGAGAAGGCATATCGCATCAGCTTCTTCGGCTTTGTTGATAGGTGCCGTGCTCGGTCTTATCCAAGCTTTTTTGCTCATTGTCTCTGCAAAACCGTTGTTAAACTATATGGGTATAAAAGCT GATTCTCCGATGCTAAGCCCGGCATATAAATACTTGACACTAAGGTCCCTTGGTGCACCGGCTGTTCTTTTATCACTGGCCATGCAAGGGGTTTTTCGAGGGTTTAAGGATACACAAACTCCATTGTATGCAATCG TGGTGGGAGACCTAGCGAATATCGTTTTGGACCCGATATTGATATTTGTATTCAAGATGAGGGTGACAGGTGCAGCCATTGCTCATGTTTTCTCTCA GTACTTAATTGCAGTGATACTCCTATGGAAATTGATAGAACAAGTTGACCTTTTACCTCCAAATATTAAGGATTTGCAACTTGGTCGGTTTTTGAAAAATG GGTTTCTTTTACTGATGAGAGTGATTTCTGTAACGTTTTGTGTGACTCTGGCTGCATCGTTGTCTGCCAGGCTTGGTGCAACCCAAATGGCTGCCTTTCAGATTTGCTTGCAGGTTTGGTTGGCTGCATCTTTGCTCACCGATGGTTTGGCTGTGGCTGGCCAG GCGATTCTTGCAGGAGCGTTTGCAAGGCAAGATTACGATAGAGCCAAAGAAACTGCGGGTCGTGTACTTCAA CTAGGTTTAGCTCTCGGAATAGTTCTCTCATTCATTGTCGGCATTGGATTACGTTTTTCATCGGGAATTTTCACGAAAGACATCAGCGTTCTGCAAGTATTGAGTTTAGGCATCCCG TTTGTTGCAGTGACGCAACCCATAAACTCGTTGGCATTTGTCTTTGACGGGATTAACTATGGCGCATCTGATTTTCGTTACTCTGCCTTCTCAATG GTTTTGGTAGCGTTAGTAAGTGTCGTATGCTTATTTCTCCTATCCTCATATTACGGATTTGTGGGCATTTGGGTCGCATTATCTATCTTCATGAGCTTACGTGCACTAGCTGGTGTCTGGAG GGTTGGAACTGCAAGCGGGCCGTGGAGTTTTCTTAACAGATATTAG
- the LOC139898690 gene encoding protein DETOXIFICATION 42-like isoform X2: protein MPLWVLFQDTRSAFSKDELNLEIAQIAVPAALALMADPIASLIDTAFIGHLGPVELAAVGVAIAIFNQASKIAIFPLVSVTTSFVAEEDSAATSLSSSSTLNNVELEEASSSNNEDIALLRKPLNMNKMLTNLDQVQDGRRHIASASSALLIGAVLGLIQAFLLIVSAKPLLNYMGIKADSPMLSPAYKYLTLRSLGAPAVLLSLAMQGVFRGFKDTQTPLYAIVVGDLANIVLDPILIFVFKMRVTGAAIAHVFSQYLIAVILLWKLIEQVDLLPPNIKDLQLGRFLKNGFLLLMRVISVTFCVTLAASLSARLGATQMAAFQICLQVWLAASLLTDGLAVAGQAILAGAFARQDYDRAKETAGRVLQLGLALGIVLSFIVGIGLRFSSGIFTKDISVLQVLSLGIPFVAVTQPINSLAFVFDGINYGASDFRYSAFSMVLVALVSVVCLFLLSSYYGFVGIWVALSIFMSLRALAGVWRVGTASGPWSFLNRY from the exons atgcCCTTGTGGGTCTTGTTCCAGGATACCAG GAGTGCTTTTAGCAAAGATGAGTTGAATTTGGAAATTGCACAGATTGCAGTCCCTGCGGCGCTAGCTTTGATGGCAGACCCGATTGCGTCGTTGATTGACACAGCCTTCATTGGCCATTTAG GGCCAGTGGAACTTGCTGCTGTTGGAGTTGCTATAGCTATTTTCAATCAAGCTTCAAAGATTGCTATATTCCCACTTGTGAGTGTCACAACTTCATTTGTAGCTGAGGAAGATAGTGCTGCTACAAGTTTAAGCTCAAGTTCAACGCTTAATAATGTGGAGTTAGAAGAGGCTTCGTCATCAAATAACGAGGATATTGCTTTGCTACGAAAACCTC TGAATATGAACAAGATGTTGACAAATTTGGACCAAGTACAGGACGGGAGAAGGCATATCGCATCAGCTTCTTCGGCTTTGTTGATAGGTGCCGTGCTCGGTCTTATCCAAGCTTTTTTGCTCATTGTCTCTGCAAAACCGTTGTTAAACTATATGGGTATAAAAGCT GATTCTCCGATGCTAAGCCCGGCATATAAATACTTGACACTAAGGTCCCTTGGTGCACCGGCTGTTCTTTTATCACTGGCCATGCAAGGGGTTTTTCGAGGGTTTAAGGATACACAAACTCCATTGTATGCAATCG TGGTGGGAGACCTAGCGAATATCGTTTTGGACCCGATATTGATATTTGTATTCAAGATGAGGGTGACAGGTGCAGCCATTGCTCATGTTTTCTCTCA GTACTTAATTGCAGTGATACTCCTATGGAAATTGATAGAACAAGTTGACCTTTTACCTCCAAATATTAAGGATTTGCAACTTGGTCGGTTTTTGAAAAATG GGTTTCTTTTACTGATGAGAGTGATTTCTGTAACGTTTTGTGTGACTCTGGCTGCATCGTTGTCTGCCAGGCTTGGTGCAACCCAAATGGCTGCCTTTCAGATTTGCTTGCAGGTTTGGTTGGCTGCATCTTTGCTCACCGATGGTTTGGCTGTGGCTGGCCAG GCGATTCTTGCAGGAGCGTTTGCAAGGCAAGATTACGATAGAGCCAAAGAAACTGCGGGTCGTGTACTTCAA CTAGGTTTAGCTCTCGGAATAGTTCTCTCATTCATTGTCGGCATTGGATTACGTTTTTCATCGGGAATTTTCACGAAAGACATCAGCGTTCTGCAAGTATTGAGTTTAGGCATCCCG TTTGTTGCAGTGACGCAACCCATAAACTCGTTGGCATTTGTCTTTGACGGGATTAACTATGGCGCATCTGATTTTCGTTACTCTGCCTTCTCAATG GTTTTGGTAGCGTTAGTAAGTGTCGTATGCTTATTTCTCCTATCCTCATATTACGGATTTGTGGGCATTTGGGTCGCATTATCTATCTTCATGAGCTTACGTGCACTAGCTGGTGTCTGGAG GGTTGGAACTGCAAGCGGGCCGTGGAGTTTTCTTAACAGATATTAG
- the LOC139898690 gene encoding protein DETOXIFICATION 42-like isoform X5, whose amino-acid sequence MVADAIVYLKRKIKKMPLWVLFQDTRSAFSKDELNLEIAQIAVPAALALMADPIASLIDTAFIGHLGPVELAAVGVAIAIFNQASKIAIFPLVSVTTSFVAEEDSAATSLSSSSTLNNVELEEASSSNNEDIALLRKPLNMNKMLTNLDQVQDGRRHIASASSALLIGAVLGLIQAFLLIVSAKPLLNYMGIKADSPMLSPAYKYLTLRSLGAPAVLLSLAMQGVFRGFKDTQTPLYAIVVGDLANIVLDPILIFVFKMRVTGAAIAHVFSQYLIAVILLWKLIEQVDLLPPNIKDLQLGRFLKNGLVQPKWLPFRFACRFGWLHLCSPMVWLWLARRFLQERLQGKITIEPKKLRVVYFNMPFLLSVARFSSRNSSLIHCRHWITFFIGNFHERHQRSASIEFRHPVCCSDATHKLVGICL is encoded by the exons ATGGTAGCAGATGCAATTGTGTatctaaaaaggaaaataaaaaaaatgcCCTTGTGGGTCTTGTTCCAGGATACCAG GAGTGCTTTTAGCAAAGATGAGTTGAATTTGGAAATTGCACAGATTGCAGTCCCTGCGGCGCTAGCTTTGATGGCAGACCCGATTGCGTCGTTGATTGACACAGCCTTCATTGGCCATTTAG GGCCAGTGGAACTTGCTGCTGTTGGAGTTGCTATAGCTATTTTCAATCAAGCTTCAAAGATTGCTATATTCCCACTTGTGAGTGTCACAACTTCATTTGTAGCTGAGGAAGATAGTGCTGCTACAAGTTTAAGCTCAAGTTCAACGCTTAATAATGTGGAGTTAGAAGAGGCTTCGTCATCAAATAACGAGGATATTGCTTTGCTACGAAAACCTC TGAATATGAACAAGATGTTGACAAATTTGGACCAAGTACAGGACGGGAGAAGGCATATCGCATCAGCTTCTTCGGCTTTGTTGATAGGTGCCGTGCTCGGTCTTATCCAAGCTTTTTTGCTCATTGTCTCTGCAAAACCGTTGTTAAACTATATGGGTATAAAAGCT GATTCTCCGATGCTAAGCCCGGCATATAAATACTTGACACTAAGGTCCCTTGGTGCACCGGCTGTTCTTTTATCACTGGCCATGCAAGGGGTTTTTCGAGGGTTTAAGGATACACAAACTCCATTGTATGCAATCG TGGTGGGAGACCTAGCGAATATCGTTTTGGACCCGATATTGATATTTGTATTCAAGATGAGGGTGACAGGTGCAGCCATTGCTCATGTTTTCTCTCA GTACTTAATTGCAGTGATACTCCTATGGAAATTGATAGAACAAGTTGACCTTTTACCTCCAAATATTAAGGATTTGCAACTTGGTCGGTTTTTGAAAAATG GCTTGGTGCAACCCAAATGGCTGCCTTTCAGATTTGCTTGCAGGTTTGGTTGGCTGCATCTTTGCTCACCGATGGTTTGGCTGTGGCTGGCCAG GCGATTCTTGCAGGAGCGTTTGCAAGGCAAGATTACGATAGAGCCAAAGAAACTGCGGGTCGTGTACTTCAA CATGCCTTTTTTACTTTCTGTAGCTAGGTTTAGCTCTCGGAATAGTTCTCTCATTCATTGTCGGCATTGGATTACGTTTTTCATCGGGAATTTTCACGAAAGACATCAGCGTTCTGCAAGTATTGAGTTTAGGCATCCCG TTTGTTGCAGTGACGCAACCCATAAACTCGTTGGCATTTGTCTTTGA
- the LOC139898690 gene encoding protein DETOXIFICATION 42-like isoform X4 codes for MVADAIVYLKRKIKKMPLWVLFQDTRSAFSKDELNLEIAQIAVPAALALMADPIASLIDTAFIGHLGPVELAAVGVAIAIFNQASKIAIFPLVSVTTSFVAEEDSAATSLSSSSTLNNVELEEASSSNNEDIALLRKPLNMNKMLTNLDQVQDGRRHIASASSALLIGAVLGLIQAFLLIVSAKPLLNYMGIKADSPMLSPAYKYLTLRSLGAPAVLLSLAMQGVFRGFKDTQTPLYAIVVGDLANIVLDPILIFVFKMRVTGAAIAHVFSQYLIAVILLWKLIEQVDLLPPNIKDLQLGRFLKNGLVQPKWLPFRFACRFGWLHLCSPMVWLWLARRFLQERLQGKITIEPKKLRVVYFKFSSRNSSLIHCRHWITFFIGNFHERHQRSASIEFRHPVTQPINSLAFVFDGINYGASDFRYSAFSMVLVALVSVVCLFLLSSYYGFVGIWVALSIFMSLRALAGVWRVGTASGPWSFLNRY; via the exons ATGGTAGCAGATGCAATTGTGTatctaaaaaggaaaataaaaaaaatgcCCTTGTGGGTCTTGTTCCAGGATACCAG GAGTGCTTTTAGCAAAGATGAGTTGAATTTGGAAATTGCACAGATTGCAGTCCCTGCGGCGCTAGCTTTGATGGCAGACCCGATTGCGTCGTTGATTGACACAGCCTTCATTGGCCATTTAG GGCCAGTGGAACTTGCTGCTGTTGGAGTTGCTATAGCTATTTTCAATCAAGCTTCAAAGATTGCTATATTCCCACTTGTGAGTGTCACAACTTCATTTGTAGCTGAGGAAGATAGTGCTGCTACAAGTTTAAGCTCAAGTTCAACGCTTAATAATGTGGAGTTAGAAGAGGCTTCGTCATCAAATAACGAGGATATTGCTTTGCTACGAAAACCTC TGAATATGAACAAGATGTTGACAAATTTGGACCAAGTACAGGACGGGAGAAGGCATATCGCATCAGCTTCTTCGGCTTTGTTGATAGGTGCCGTGCTCGGTCTTATCCAAGCTTTTTTGCTCATTGTCTCTGCAAAACCGTTGTTAAACTATATGGGTATAAAAGCT GATTCTCCGATGCTAAGCCCGGCATATAAATACTTGACACTAAGGTCCCTTGGTGCACCGGCTGTTCTTTTATCACTGGCCATGCAAGGGGTTTTTCGAGGGTTTAAGGATACACAAACTCCATTGTATGCAATCG TGGTGGGAGACCTAGCGAATATCGTTTTGGACCCGATATTGATATTTGTATTCAAGATGAGGGTGACAGGTGCAGCCATTGCTCATGTTTTCTCTCA GTACTTAATTGCAGTGATACTCCTATGGAAATTGATAGAACAAGTTGACCTTTTACCTCCAAATATTAAGGATTTGCAACTTGGTCGGTTTTTGAAAAATG GCTTGGTGCAACCCAAATGGCTGCCTTTCAGATTTGCTTGCAGGTTTGGTTGGCTGCATCTTTGCTCACCGATGGTTTGGCTGTGGCTGGCCAG GCGATTCTTGCAGGAGCGTTTGCAAGGCAAGATTACGATAGAGCCAAAGAAACTGCGGGTCGTGTACTTCAA GTTTAGCTCTCGGAATAGTTCTCTCATTCATTGTCGGCATTGGATTACGTTTTTCATCGGGAATTTTCACGAAAGACATCAGCGTTCTGCAAGTATTGAGTTTAGGCATCCCG TGACGCAACCCATAAACTCGTTGGCATTTGTCTTTGACGGGATTAACTATGGCGCATCTGATTTTCGTTACTCTGCCTTCTCAATG GTTTTGGTAGCGTTAGTAAGTGTCGTATGCTTATTTCTCCTATCCTCATATTACGGATTTGTGGGCATTTGGGTCGCATTATCTATCTTCATGAGCTTACGTGCACTAGCTGGTGTCTGGAG GGTTGGAACTGCAAGCGGGCCGTGGAGTTTTCTTAACAGATATTAG
- the LOC139898690 gene encoding protein DETOXIFICATION 42-like isoform X3, with protein sequence MVADAIVYLKRKIKKMPLWVLFQDTRSAFSKDELNLEIAQIAVPAALALMADPIASLIDTAFIGHLGPVELAAVGVAIAIFNQASKIAIFPLVSVTTSFVAEEDSAATSLSSSSTLNNVELEEASSSNNEDIALLRKPLNMNKMLTNLDQVQDGRRHIASASSALLIGAVLGLIQAFLLIVSAKPLLNYMGIKADSPMLSPAYKYLTLRSLGAPAVLLSLAMQGVFRGFKDTQTPLYAIVVGDLANIVLDPILIFVFKMRVTGAAIAHVFSQYLIAVILLWKLIEQVDLLPPNIKDLQLGRFLKNGLVQPKWLPFRFACRFGWLHLCSPMVWLWLARRFLQERLQGKITIEPKKLRVVYFNMPFLLSVARFSSRNSSLIHCRHWITFFIGNFHERHQRSASIEFRHPVTQPINSLAFVFDGINYGASDFRYSAFSMVLVALVSVVCLFLLSSYYGFVGIWVALSIFMSLRALAGVWRVGTASGPWSFLNRY encoded by the exons ATGGTAGCAGATGCAATTGTGTatctaaaaaggaaaataaaaaaaatgcCCTTGTGGGTCTTGTTCCAGGATACCAG GAGTGCTTTTAGCAAAGATGAGTTGAATTTGGAAATTGCACAGATTGCAGTCCCTGCGGCGCTAGCTTTGATGGCAGACCCGATTGCGTCGTTGATTGACACAGCCTTCATTGGCCATTTAG GGCCAGTGGAACTTGCTGCTGTTGGAGTTGCTATAGCTATTTTCAATCAAGCTTCAAAGATTGCTATATTCCCACTTGTGAGTGTCACAACTTCATTTGTAGCTGAGGAAGATAGTGCTGCTACAAGTTTAAGCTCAAGTTCAACGCTTAATAATGTGGAGTTAGAAGAGGCTTCGTCATCAAATAACGAGGATATTGCTTTGCTACGAAAACCTC TGAATATGAACAAGATGTTGACAAATTTGGACCAAGTACAGGACGGGAGAAGGCATATCGCATCAGCTTCTTCGGCTTTGTTGATAGGTGCCGTGCTCGGTCTTATCCAAGCTTTTTTGCTCATTGTCTCTGCAAAACCGTTGTTAAACTATATGGGTATAAAAGCT GATTCTCCGATGCTAAGCCCGGCATATAAATACTTGACACTAAGGTCCCTTGGTGCACCGGCTGTTCTTTTATCACTGGCCATGCAAGGGGTTTTTCGAGGGTTTAAGGATACACAAACTCCATTGTATGCAATCG TGGTGGGAGACCTAGCGAATATCGTTTTGGACCCGATATTGATATTTGTATTCAAGATGAGGGTGACAGGTGCAGCCATTGCTCATGTTTTCTCTCA GTACTTAATTGCAGTGATACTCCTATGGAAATTGATAGAACAAGTTGACCTTTTACCTCCAAATATTAAGGATTTGCAACTTGGTCGGTTTTTGAAAAATG GCTTGGTGCAACCCAAATGGCTGCCTTTCAGATTTGCTTGCAGGTTTGGTTGGCTGCATCTTTGCTCACCGATGGTTTGGCTGTGGCTGGCCAG GCGATTCTTGCAGGAGCGTTTGCAAGGCAAGATTACGATAGAGCCAAAGAAACTGCGGGTCGTGTACTTCAA CATGCCTTTTTTACTTTCTGTAGCTAGGTTTAGCTCTCGGAATAGTTCTCTCATTCATTGTCGGCATTGGATTACGTTTTTCATCGGGAATTTTCACGAAAGACATCAGCGTTCTGCAAGTATTGAGTTTAGGCATCCCG TGACGCAACCCATAAACTCGTTGGCATTTGTCTTTGACGGGATTAACTATGGCGCATCTGATTTTCGTTACTCTGCCTTCTCAATG GTTTTGGTAGCGTTAGTAAGTGTCGTATGCTTATTTCTCCTATCCTCATATTACGGATTTGTGGGCATTTGGGTCGCATTATCTATCTTCATGAGCTTACGTGCACTAGCTGGTGTCTGGAG GGTTGGAACTGCAAGCGGGCCGTGGAGTTTTCTTAACAGATATTAG